In Thermoanaerobacterium xylanolyticum LX-11, the genomic window AAAACATATATGAGATACATCTTACGTGTGACAACCGGTCACCTATAGGATGTAGAAAAGCACCTGAATTTAAAGAATACTTCAACGAAATCTGGAAGGAGCTCGATGTTCATGTATGAAGTATCGCAAAACATCTCAAAAGAGCATATAGAATTTTTAAAAAAAGTGAAAAGAAAAAATCTAGCCATCAAAATCACTCAACTATCCATACTCATTGCTTTTTTTGCCTTATGGGAAATAGCAGGAAGGCTAAAGCTTATAGATCCGTTTTTATTTAGCCAACCTTCTCGCATGATAAAAACCATCATAAACTTAAGCGAAGACGGCTCACTTTTTACGCATATATGGGTCACATTAAGCGAGACGCTTGTCGGATTTGCTCTTGGAACATTTTCTGGCATAGTGATAGCCGTATTGCTTTGGTGGTCTAACTTTGCCTCAAAAGTTGCAGAACCATACCTGATCGTCTTGAATAGCCTACCTAAAATCGCATTAGGACCGATATTTATAGTCTGGATGGGCAATGGCGAAGCACCTATTATAACGATGGGTCTGGCCATATCGCTGATTGTGACTATTATAAGCCTTGAGACAGGGTTCAAACAAGTGGACGAAGATAAGATAAAACTTCTAAAGACGTTTGGTGCCACCAAATTTCAAATACTTACAAAATGCATATTGCCTGCCAGTATCCCCACTATCATGTCTGCCATAAAAATCAACATGGGTTTGTCTTGGGTCGGTGTCATAACAGGAGAATTTTTGGTATCAAAAGCGGGATTAGGATACCTTATCGTCTATGGAGGGCAAGTATTTAAGTTAGACATAGTAATGACAAGCGTTCTTATACTGTCTATCCTGGCCGCACTTATGTACGTACTATTAGTCTACATCGAAAAGAAAATCATAAAGTGGCAGTAATTTATATCATGCACCGCTTATGCTGGTGTATTTTTTTTTATTATGTGCTAAAATATCTTTATGAAAATAATTCGAGGTGATACTATATGAAGATAGCATTGGCACAATTGAATCCAACCGTTGGAGATATAAAAAACAATTGCGAAAAGATAATCATGAATATAAAAGAGGCTAAAAAAGCCCAGATGGATCTCATAGTCTTTCCCGAATTGTCTATAATCGGATATCCTCCAAAGGACCTGCTATACAACCCTGATTTTTTAGAAACTGCAGATAGAATGCTTAATGATATTCTCTTACCTGAGACAGAAGGCATCGGTGTCATTGTAGGAACCGTTACAAGAGATGAAGAAAAAGACTACTTGCTTCACAACTCAGCACTTCTCCTTTACAACGGCAAAATTGTAGGACAAGCAGATAAAACCCTTTTGCCAAATTACGATGTATTTGACGAGCAAAGGTATTTTGAACCAGCTAAAAAGCGCGCTTGCATAGATTTTAAAGGAGTGCGGCTTGCAATTAATATATGTGAAGACATTTGGAACGACAAGGATTTCTGGGAGAGGCCAAGGTACGATATTGACGTATTAGAAGAGCAGTACAGCCTAAATCCAGACATTTTTATAAATATTTCTGCATCACCATACAATCTTGGAAAGCATGAATTAAAAGTCAAAATGGTAAAGCAAATATCAAAAAAATACAAGCTGCCTCTTATATACGTAAATCAAGTAGGCGGCAATGACGAGCTGATTTTTGATGGAAACAGCTTCGTAATAAATTCAAATGGCGAAAGAGTGGTAAATCTTAAGGCTTTTTGCGAAGATCTCGCTTTTATCGATACTGATGAGCTTGAATATCTTGCGCCTCTTAAAGACATAAATGAAAACATATCGTGGGTTCACGATGCGCTGATTTTAGGGCTTAGAGATTATTTTAGAAAGACCGGCTTTAAAAAGGCAGTGGTAGGCTTAAGCGGCGGGATTGACTCTGCTGTCACATGCGCCCTTGCAGTAAAAGCATTAGGGCGTGAGAATGTACTTGGTGTATCTATGCCGTCTCGTTATTCCTCAGAAGGTAGCAAAGACGATGCAAGAGACCTGGCACAAAATCTCAATATTGAGTATAGGGTAATACCTATTGAAGATGTCTTTAAAAGCTATATATCTATTTTTAATAAAGATGGCAATATTGTAGGTGACCTTGCAGAAGAAAATCTGCAAGCCAGAATAAGAGGCAATTATCTCATGTTCATATCAAATAGAGAAGGTCACATGGTCCTGACAACCGGAAACAAATCAGAAATAGCTGTAGGATACTGCACACTGTATGGTGACATGAGCGGTGGACTTGCTGTAATATCTGATGTTCCAAAGACAATGGTATATGAGCTTGCAAAATATATAAATAGAGAAAATATCATCATTCCAATATCCACTATAGAAAAGGCTCCATCAGCCGAACTTAGGCCAAATCAAAAAGACACAGATTCTCTGCCACCGTACGAGATACTGGATGATATA contains:
- a CDS encoding NAD+ synthase codes for the protein MKIALAQLNPTVGDIKNNCEKIIMNIKEAKKAQMDLIVFPELSIIGYPPKDLLYNPDFLETADRMLNDILLPETEGIGVIVGTVTRDEEKDYLLHNSALLLYNGKIVGQADKTLLPNYDVFDEQRYFEPAKKRACIDFKGVRLAINICEDIWNDKDFWERPRYDIDVLEEQYSLNPDIFINISASPYNLGKHELKVKMVKQISKKYKLPLIYVNQVGGNDELIFDGNSFVINSNGERVVNLKAFCEDLAFIDTDELEYLAPLKDINENISWVHDALILGLRDYFRKTGFKKAVVGLSGGIDSAVTCALAVKALGRENVLGVSMPSRYSSEGSKDDARDLAQNLNIEYRVIPIEDVFKSYISIFNKDGNIVGDLAEENLQARIRGNYLMFISNREGHMVLTTGNKSEIAVGYCTLYGDMSGGLAVISDVPKTMVYELAKYINRENIIIPISTIEKAPSAELRPNQKDTDSLPPYEILDDILKLYIEEDKSISEIVSRGYDEALVKDVIRKVNSAEYKRKQAAPGLKVTTKAFGVGRRMPIAQRFRP
- a CDS encoding ABC transporter permease, producing MYEVSQNISKEHIEFLKKVKRKNLAIKITQLSILIAFFALWEIAGRLKLIDPFLFSQPSRMIKTIINLSEDGSLFTHIWVTLSETLVGFALGTFSGIVIAVLLWWSNFASKVAEPYLIVLNSLPKIALGPIFIVWMGNGEAPIITMGLAISLIVTIISLETGFKQVDEDKIKLLKTFGATKFQILTKCILPASIPTIMSAIKINMGLSWVGVITGEFLVSKAGLGYLIVYGGQVFKLDIVMTSVLILSILAALMYVLLVYIEKKIIKWQ